The following is a genomic window from SAR202 cluster bacterium.
GGCACGGCCGTTGCGCCGCTGGACTACAAGGCAACCGCCGGGTCTGGCACGATACCTGCAGGGGCTACCTCTACAACGGTGGCCATCCTGGTCCGGGACGATTCGCGCTACGAGAAAGAGCCGGAGAACTTCAGCGTGCGCCTGACATCGGTCGCGGGGGCGTCGGTCGCCCCGAACGCCGCCGGGGCGGTGACCATCCAAGAAAACGACCCGCCGCCGCCGCCGGTCCCGCTCGCCTCGCCGTTTGGGCTCATCGTGCTCCTGTTCGGAGTCGCCCTCCTGGCAGGGGTGCGCATGCGCTTCCACGCCGCGGGTCCACTGGTGTGAGGGCCTGTGTGATCAGCTCAATGCCATGCCACCTGTGCCCGGTTTCCCTTAGTGGCGCACTGCGTGCGCTTCATGGCCTAGCCTATTACGTAGACAACCACCGAAGAGCGCACGCAGTGCGCCACTAAGGGATTGTATACAGGGTGGTCTGCACTTATCTGGCCGCGCCGATGTAAACGAAGTGGCCCTGCTTGCGCCACAGGTCTACCCCCGCGAGGCGCAGGACCACCCGGTCGCCCGGATTCACGCCGCGCGGAAGCTCCGTGCGCACACGGAAGGGAAACTCCTCCAGCTCCAGCATGGCCGGACGTCGCGGCTCGTTTTCCAGCACGACCGCAGCGAACAGCGAAGCCGCGGCGGGCGCGCCGGACTCCTCCAGTCGCGTGAGCTTGAGATGCTTGAGGAACCAGTACCGCTCGCGCTCGTTCTCCACCTGGTTGAGCTCTCGTAGCTGCACCTCCGCCCTGCCCACAACCGACGCAATCGCATCCTGTGGGTAGAACGGCTGACCCGTGCTCAGGAAACGGCTGATCTGGCGTTGCATGACCAGGTCCGGGTACCGCCTGAGGGGAGAGGTGGCCTGTATGTAGGCATCCACCCCCAGGCCGCCGTGGCGCGCCGGGACGGTCGTAATTTCGGCGGGTAGAAAGCGCCGCGCTATCGGGTACCTCAGGAGCGGGCCGTGCGGGAGTGGCGACCCGTCTTCACGCGTTAGTTTGATGTCCGAGATATCGGGCGCCGTCTGGGCGCGGTATGTAGCCGGAATGCCTTTCTCCTTGCAGAACTGCGCGAGCATGGAGTTGCAGAGGATCATCATCTCGGCCACCATTTCGCGCGACTGGGACGGCTGGAAGACTTTTACCGTGATCTTCCCTTCGCCATCCACCTTGATGTCCATCTCGGAGCGGTCGAGCATGATGGCCCCAGCCTCTTCCCGCTTCTTTCTGAAGGCGCGCGCCGCGTCGTTCAGCTTGTCCAGCATCCAGTGCCATGGATGGGTGTCGTCCTTGAGAGCAACGTCCACCTCGGCGTAGGGCACTGCCGCGCGGCTTCGAATAATCGAAGGAACGATCTCGTAGCCGGTGATCGACCATTCGGCGTCGCAGTCCACCATCAGGCTCATGGCCAGGCGGGTCTGGCCGGGGTCCAGGCTGCCAGCGTTGCGCGTGAAGACAACCGGCAGCATCTCTATGTGGCGCTCCGGCATGTAAAGGGTCGCCATGCGCCTGTCAGCCTCGAGGTCCACGGCCCCCCCGGGCGGAATGAGCGCGCCCGCATCGGCAATGTGTATTCCGATGCGGTACGCCCGCTTTGGGTCTCCCCCTTCCGGGAACTCCAGCGAGAGGGCATCGTCGCGGTCCAGCGTGGTCACGTCGTCGATCGTAACCACCTCCAGCGCCGTCAGGTCTCGCCACTGCCCTCCTTCAAGGGACTGCTCTACCGAGATGGCCTCGGCCTCAGCCAGGGCCTCCGGCGGGAACTTGTCGGTTATTTCCGTGCGCAGCAGCTCAAGCGGCTCATCGGGCGAAAAGACGCCCGCCGCCACAAGCAGCTCGAAGGCGCGGCGCTGGAGATCGCGGGCGCCGGCATCCACGATGTGCAACAGGCTGTGCGCTGCGTGGCTACGCGGGTACTCGTCGCCATGTACAGCAAAGCCTCGAAGGTGCTGCAACAGCGTTGCGTGCGCCTTCGTGAAGGGGTCGGGCAGCTTGCCGGCGGACAGGGCGAGCATGAGCGACTGAGCAGCCTCAGCGTTCTCTGTCTCCCGCCTGCGCCGCGTACGGATCTCCTCCACGGCTTCCAACGTTCGTGGCATGTATCCCGTGCCGTCCGCCGTGAAAAAGTCGGTGCCCTCTTCCAGGTGCAGCACAAGGGCGATGAGTCTGGTGACTTCTACATTGCCGCCCCAGTAAAGCTCCGCAAGGTCGCTGGGAGAAATCGCGCGCGGCTCGTCCCGCAGGACCTCCCAGGCCTCGGCCAGGTCGATCTTCGCCGCCTCCTCCTGCGCCTTCTCGCGCATGGCCTCCACCTTCTCGAAGTCGGTCGAGACGATGCCAGTGGACAGCAGGACACGGTCGGCCGGGAGTTTGGCCTCCTTGTTGCGGCCGACCGATACGCTCACGCGCGACTTGCTCTGTTCGATGACACGGACAAGGCCGGCGCCCTTCCCGAGGCGGGCGACAATTATCTCTCCAGGCTGCATGACTGTAGTCTTTCCAGTGGTTGAATGTGCATATCTATCTTACCGCTTAAAGCTGTGCCTGGAAGGCCATGCCGGGCAGACTCCTCTTCCACTTTACCCTTCGCCCCAGACCCTTTACCCTTCCTGCCTCACCCTTTACCCTGTAACCATCTTCACGCGAGGCAAAGCATGGACTCACTCAACCAGCGCGCGGTGGACATTTTGAAGGGGCTCGGCGGCTGCCCGGCGACGCCGTTCCACGAGGAAAAGGTGGCGCGGCACATCATGAAAGTGCTGAAGCCGCTCGGCATGGACGTCCGTCGCGACGAGTACGGGAACATCGTCGCCCGTGTCCGCGGCAATACAGCCGGAGCGCCACCCATCGCATTCGTGGCGCACATGGACCATCCCGGGTACGAGACCATTGAGGCAGGCCCCGGCCTGACTGTCGCGAGGGCGATGGGCGGAGTGCCACCTGCCTCGTACCACAAGCCCACACCCGTCCTTGTGATCATGCCGGACGGCCGGAGGGTCAAGGCTACGGCGAATCCGCATGCGCGGGCAAACGGAGACGACCGCCTGGTCCGCATAGAGCCGTCGGAGCCCGTCGATATTGCGTCCCCTGCACCGGTGGTCTTCGACCTGCCGGACTTTGTGCTCGATGGCGACACGATCAGGATGCGCGCGATGGACGACCTGGCCGGCTGCGCCGCTATCACGGCGATGCTGGAGCGCCTGGCCGGCGGCGGAGCGGACGGTGACGTGTACGGCGTGTTCACGCGGGCGGAGGAGGGCGGGCTCTTCGGGGCGCGGCTTATGGCGCAGGACGGCACACTCCCGAAAGAGACGATTGTTGTCTCCGTGGAGTCCAGCCCGGCGATTCCCGGTGTGGCACAGGGCGCCGGACCGGTTATCCGCACGGGCGACGCCGCCTCCACATTCGTTGCCGATGCGGAGCAGGTGCTGATCGTAGCCAGGGACGCCATTCGACAGCGGAATAAAGAGTTCAAATGCCAGCGCCAGCTTATGTCCGGCGGCACATGCGAGGCGACGGCGTTCGCCGCATTCGGGTACAGCGTGACGGGCATCGCCTTTCCCCTGGGCAACTACCACAACGCGACCACGAAGATCCCGGACCCGGATGGCGGAGTGGGCGCCGAGTATATCAACGTCTCGGACTTCCTGGGCGGCGTGGAGCTCATAACAGAGGCGGCCGGAAGCGTGTCGAAGCGAGGCGACACGCAGGTCCGCCGGTGGCTGCGGGAAGTGCAGGAGGACGTAAGAGTGAGGCTGAGGAGCACGGCGGGGTGAAGACTCTCACCACAAGTGCTATCATTTACCGGGGGTGAAAGACTGATGCTGAATCCGGAAATACCAACGCCCGCAATCTGCCCGGTATGGAGCCAGCCGATGCGACGGGAGAAAGACGGCGTGCGAGAGCCGCCGATGCCCAACGTATTCTGGTTCTGCCGCAACCGGGACTGCAAGGACGGCAAGAGAAACAAGGTCTTCAATGGAGGTTAGCGCGTAATGAAGATGTACATCGGCGGCCAGTGGGTCGACAGGGACCAGAAGATCACCGTCGACAATCCCTTCGACGGCTCGGTAGTGGACACCGTGCCAAAGGCTACCAGGGAAGACGTTGAGACCGCGATCGCCAGCGCAGTGCGTGGCGCGGCTGAGATGAAGAAGCTCTCGGCCTACAAGCGCTTCGAGATCCTTCGGAAGGCCGCCGACCTCATGAAGGCGCAGTCCGAGGACCTGGCCCGCACTATCTCCATGGAAGAGGGCAAGATCATCGGCGAGGGCCGCCTGGAGGCCAACCGGTCGTACCAGACGATGGAGCTCTCCGCCGAGGAGGCAAAGAGGCTCTACAGCGAGGTTATCCCCCTGGACGGCGCTGCCAACTGGACAGGCCAGCTCGGCTTCACTATCCGCGTTCCGGTCGGAGTCGTCGCGGCCATTGCGCCGTTCAACTTCCCGCTGAACCTCGTCTGTCATAAGGTCGGCCCGGCCATCGCGGCGGGCAACTCCGTCATCCTGAAGCCAGCGTCGGACACGCCGCTGTCTTCGCTCAAGCTCACCAAGATCCTCCTGGAGGCAGGACTGCCCGCGGAGGCCATCCAGTGCATCACCGGCTCCGGCAGCACCATTGGCGACCCGCTGGTGGCGGATACGCGCGTCCGCAAGATCACGTTCACCGGCTCCAAGGAGATAGGCGAGCGTATCTGCAAGATCGCGGGCCTCAAGAAGGTCACAATGGAGCTGGGCTCCAACTCCCCACTCATCGTCATGGCGGATGCCGATATGGAGAAAGTAGTCCGGGCAACCGTCTCGACCGGCTTCTCGAACGCCGGCCAGGTCTGCATATCCACACAGCGCGTAATCGCGAACCGCAAGATCTACGGCGAGTTCGTGGACAGGCTCACCGCGGGCGTGAAGGCGCTGACGGTCGGCAACCAGCTCGATGAGAAGACCAAGATGGGTCCGATGGTCCGCGATGCGGACGCCAAGCGCGTCAACGCGTGGATCAATGAGGCCGTCGCGAGCGGCGCGAGGGTCACGACCGGCGGAGACTACCAGGGCGCCCTGCACCAACCGACGGTCGTCGCGGACGTTAAGCCCGAGATGCGCATCTCATGCGAGGAGCTCTTCGGCCCGGCCGTGGCAGTGACGCCCTTCGATAACATCGAGGACGCGATCAGGCTGGCGAACGACTCACCTTACGGCCTGAGCGCGGGCATATTCACCCAGAACATCGACTGGGCGATGAAGTTCGCGAAGGAAGTGGACTCCGGCAACCTGCATATCAACTGGGGCCCCCAGTGGCGCGCCGACCTGATGCCGTACGGCGGCCTCAAGGACAGCGGCATGGGCAAGGAAGGCCCGCACCACGCGGTGAACGAAATGACCGAGCTGAAGATGGTCGTCATCCACCCGTAAGCGGGACATCCGTCAGAGACAACATAGGGTGACAAAGACAGAACGGCCCTCACTTAGAAGTCAGCGGCCGTTCTGTCTTTGCCACCATGCTTACCCATGAACTTGAACCGCTCGAATAGTTAGTCTTTCCACGTGTTAACACTATAGTGGATACGATGTGTAAAGTACTATGTTCATGTGTTACAGGCCCCCACCCCAACCTCATAGAAATATCAATGCCCTAATTGCGAAGCAATCGAAGCGCTAAAACTTAAGAGCAGTACAAGCAGTCCCAGATATGGGAGGCACTATGCTGAAGCTCAAGGGTAGAGATACATGGCATGTTCCTGGTGCCGGTATTTTGGTGATGAGCGTACTGCTTGTATCCTTGGCAATCGCAACCAGGGTTGGAGACGCACAAGCGTTCCCCGGTGAAACCGCAACTACCCTGTCAGAATACTACTTGGCGTGTGGTAAACCGTTGCCGAGCCTTGCTAATCGGGGCCAGATATTCCAGACGCTGGGCCTCGGAGCAGCTTCCTCCTACACTGGTAGCATAGGGCAGAATACGGTCCTGCTCAACGCTCTGAAAGCGCGACAGATTTGCCCTGCAACTGCCTCAGAGATTCCATTGACGGATTCCACCGTTCCAACAGTTAACTCCTTCTCCGTCACTCCCGGTTCGGTAACATTGGGAGGGTCTTTCCACATCGCTTACAGCGTCTCGGACTCGGGGGGCTCGAATCTGAACCGTGTAGAGCTCTGGCGGGCGGGCGATAGTGCTGGTAGCCCAACAGGCTGGGTGGAGGTCAAGAGGGTATCCATCTCTGGAACCAGCAGCTCCAGCTCGTTCACTGACACGCCTTCGTTGTCAGGCTCCTACTGGTACGGAGTGCACGCAGTGGACAACGCCGGCAGCTGGGCTCCCGAAGCCTCCCCCGTCAAGGTGACGGTTACGCCCCTCACCGCACCATCAGCTCCGCTGAACCTTCAGGCAACTGCGGAGGATGGGTCGGTCAACCTCTCCTGGAACGCTCCCTCCAACAACGGCGGTTCGGCGGTCACCGGATACAGACTCTACAGGGGCACTTCCTCAGACGGTGCATCATTCTATTCAAACGTGGATGGTACCACCTACCAGGACATCGCCAATGTCACCAACGGCACTACCTACTACTACAAGGTAACTGCCGTCAACAGCGCAGGAGAAAGCGCGTTCTCCAACGAGGCAATCGCTACCCCCCCAGGCGGCGGCAGTGACACTGACGCTGTACGTGCGTGAGTTGAGCATCGCTGATCCGGTTGTGCCCGGGGCGCAGGTCACCGGCACTACCGGCAATGGCGCGCCGTTCAACCAGTCCGCAAACAGCAGCGGTTACGTGACCCTGACAGGCGCTCCGGGGACCTGGCAGTTTGCGATCTCCGCCGTTGGCTTCACATCACGAACCTGGAACGACACCATCACTACGAGCCAGACCAGGACCGCCTTCTTCTCATCGAAGGTCACTGCCACTCCCGTCATTGCTGCCCAGGTCGTTAGCTACGCACCAGCTAACCTCGCCACCAAGCCGATCGGAACAAGCGTATCTTTATCAGTGACGATTCGGAACACCGGAAACACCCCGTGGAATTTCACCGGCGGGCTGACTATCTTCGACGACGCAGGCGTGGAAGTCGCCTCATATTCTGCTCAGACAGGCTCCATGGCGCCTATCGAAGAAAGAACTCTCATATGGGATCACGTGCCTGAGGCAGCTGGAGATTACTGGGTCCAGTTTGGCGCATGGAAGCAGCAATCTTTCATTGCCGACAATCTCTTGCATCGGTACCCTAGCCCGTCGCGGAACCTAATAAGGGCGACGGCCAGCGAATCGTGCGTACCTCTTTCATCGCAACAGGTGCCGTCACTCGAACGGCCTGCGATCGCAACGCTCGTCGGTTTTAAGAAGGCCCAGAATGTGACAGTGGCTTCAAGAAGCAATTCGCTACAAGTTTGTAGTGCTCCGATTGTAAGCCGTGTATCTCCACCCTCCGACACCATTTCTTTGAATGTCGGCGAAAGCATAACGTTCATCGCGCAAGTCACCGCGCATGACGGGAACCTGAGTGGAGTGGCATGGCGAATCAACGGTGAGCTGGTATCCGCCTTCAGGTTCGAAGCGATTGGCTCTCGGCAGGATAGCCTGCCCCGCACCTTTACTGATGTGGGCACCCTCACGGTTACGGTTACGTACTTAGATACCTCTGGAATTGACGGTGACATAGCGTGGACAGTAACGGTCGAAGAAACTCCCTCAGTCTGTGGAGAAGCACTTGGTTTTCAGATGCCTATTGCCAATAATTTAAAGGACCCTACACAAGCATTCGCATTGTTTCTCCCAGATTACAACGGCAAAGTATATCAAGGGTTCCACGGGGGAGAAGACTGGTCAGCGGACCCGGGACAATCAGTCTACCCGATTGCCAAAGGTAGAATCGCAAAGATCTCTCCACTAGGGGCCCTCGGACACCTCATCGCTATCGAACATACCGGATCTTTCTTGTTCCCTGACTATGCCACGACCACTCACGGCCAGTCCGTTCATTATTCTCAAGAGAACGTGAATACGTTTTACTCTGTTTACATACACGTAACGCCAGGAACCGGGCTAATAGAAGGTCAGTGCGTCAATCAAGGCGATGCGTTTGCCTCCATTGCGACTTTGCTTGGGTCCCACCTTCATTTGGAGATTCGCCATCCAGACCAAATTCACTCAAGAAACTGGAGTCTGGTAGGAGATCCCGAAAACTAGGCCAAATTCCCCCATGATGGCAACTACAACGGATATTACTTGAATGCTCAAACCATGGTTTACGACGGCCTTAGAGATCCAAGGCAGGTCATCAATGCCAATCCGGTCGACACTCAGAACACACTGACGTTGATGCCAGAGCCGCCAGACTCTGGAGGTTTTAGCCTCGATCAACCGTCCATGAGTACACTGGGCGGAACCTTTCCATTCAGTGAAGTTCTCCTTGTGACAATTTCCGGCTTACCTGCTTCGGGATGGTACTTCGTCGGCTGGAGTGGTGATTGCGATGGCGGCGGTCCATGCCAAGTCACCATGGATCGAAACCGGTCAGTTATAGCACATTTTTCTCAAGAAATACCGTATGTAAAAACGTTCGTCAAGCCAGTAAAATCCACGTCTTCAACCGAAGCACCTTTTGTAAAGGCGACTGTGAAGTATCGCAAGCTAGGTATTGATTCATTCTTGGTGCATGAGGTACGGCTCGATGGTGAAGGTATAGCGGGAGGTGCCACCGAGTTCGGAATTTACGACCGAAGCGATTATCAGCCACCAATTCCCCCGGCACCGTGGACAGCAAAATGGCTGAAGCTGGACTTTTCACAAGATGCGAGCGAAGTCAGGACGTTCTCGCCTAACATCATCGTCCACGCTGACGATGTAATGACATTAAGCTTCGGCGGTTTTGCAAAGGGCAGAGTTTATTTTGGCGTTGGCTGGCTTGACCCGGTGGACGAACTGCTTGCAGATTTGCTCGCCAACACCTGGCCGGCAATTGCTGCATTTGAGTCCGATAGCCCCACAGTCTTCGAAGTTACTCCCAGACTGCCTGACTTGGAAATCGTTCGCACCGCAAGTCCGGGTGAGCTGCGGCTGGTAGACAGCTTAAACCGGACCACGGGTACCAACGCCGGCCAGACAACGATGGAAATCCCTAATTCTATGTTGATTGACGGGGCCGTCTTAGTACTCGGGCCTCAAAATCCCCATAGCATGATCGTGCGCGGCGCGGCTGTTGGGACTTATGGCCTAGAAGTGGCGTCCGTGAAGGATGGAGAGTTGCGCCGAACCTCGAAAACCGATGTTCCTATTGTTTCGGGTGAAATCCACCAAATACAAATTAGCCTTGGACAGTCCATCGCCATCCACGAGATAGATGCTGACGGAGACGGGGGTTTTGAGTCCACCGCGGAGTTAGCCGTTCCTCAAGAGCCACAGAATCTGTGGCCCGTGAGTGAGTCTAAGGCTATCGGCCTGAATCCACTGCTTTCATGGCAGGCAGGCTCCGCAGACCACGGCAACCTGCTGTCTTACGATGTCTATCTTGGTGAAGACCCTTCTTCAATGTCCATGGATACGGTTGGCCCACGTATCGCCCAAGGTGCGGGTGAGACATTCCAAGTATCAAGCCTAAAACCCGGAACAGATTACTATTCGAGAGTCCGGGTCGCCGGGGAAGGCGGTATCGAAACCGGCCCGCTCTGGTCCTTCACCACCGTCCCCTGTGGAGACATTAACGGCGACGGAAGCCTGAACGCTATTGACGCGATCTCACTCTTGCAAATAGCTGTAGGTCGAATTGAGGCCACCGAAGACAAGTTGGTCCTCGGTGACACAAACAGTGACGGCAAAATTAACGTTTTGGACGCTATCGTACTCTTAAAGGTGATAACCGGAGTTCCGATCGACTTTTGCTCATCGGACGAGCAGAGTCCTGTCCCGCCTCCGCCTTGCACAGTCGGCCACATCGCGTTTCACCGCGCCAATGAAATCTATATCATGTGCGCCGATGGGACTGGGGAGAAGAGGCTCACCGGTAACCTGAATTCGGAACGGGACTCACACAGAGACACCCGCCCAGCGCTTTCGCCCGATGGTACTAAGATCGTCTTCGAATCCGATAGGCACAGCACATGCCCGCAGGAGGCGTGCCTTGAGATATACACGATGAACGCAGATGGGTCTAATCCCGTTCGGCTGACCTGCAATTCAGCTCCTGACTGGAACCCTGCATGGTCTCCGAACGGCTCAATGATCGTATTTGACTCTACTCGCGACGGGACTAAGGATATTTACAGGATTTCCTCGACCGTCCCTTGTTCTAGTGAGGACAAACTTTCAGCTAACGGTCTTCACAAGGAGTGAGCGGCGTGGTCTCCAGACGGCGCAAGTATCGCTTACACGGGCAAAAATAGTGAGGGTGCTCTACGGATCTTTGTGATCAATGCCGACGGAACAAATCCATTCCCCGTGGCGACCACTACCTCCTCCGAAGGAGGGCCAACTTGGTCGCCAGACGGGCTCAAGATCGCCTTCCGTTCCACTGAGGGTGGCATTCCTCAGATTTGGATAGTCACCACCGATGGAACTGGTGCAGCCGCCGTTACTATCCCAAATACAGTGGGCGGTGAAGCGCCCGCATGGTCAATGCAAGGGGCCAGACTCGCTTTCACAAGCAAGGTCGGCGACGAGTCGCATATATTCACAATCAATGTGAACGGCACTGACAGGGTTCCTGTCACGGTCGTGGGCGGTACCTTTGAGCCCTCCTGGTCAAACTAACGAAACGCAAGTAAGGCTGGGCCATCGAATTCACTGCACCGTGCAATTAATTGACTTTGCAAGCACATCTTCATAGAATGAAGGTGTAGTGCGCCGCTTTACGAGGTGTGGGCGCACGGAGGAAAGGGTTGACGACAACGACCGAGCCGCGAAAGCCATTGACGATCTCCATATCTCCGGACGCCGCCGAGCATGTCCGGAAGTTTGCAGCGCAGTCCGGGAAGCCGAACGCCAGCCTGCGCGTGGGTGTGAAAGGGGGAGGATGCTCCGGCCTGACGTACGTCCTCGACCTTGTTGAAGCCCCGAACGAGAATGACAAGGTGATCGAGGACCACGGCCTGAAGCTGTATGTGGACAAGAAGTCCTACGTCTTCCTGGCCGGCACAATACTCGAATACTCGGGCGGGCTAAACGGCAAGGGGTTTGTATTCAACAACCCCAACGCAAAGACGACTTGTGGATGCGGGACTTCCTTCGGCGTCTAGCCTTGCTCGATTCCTAAAGTCCCATCGCCGCCCCTGAAATATGGGGCGGCGCTTTTTTTGAATAGTGAATAGTGAATTATGAATAGTGAGTTGAAGACGGAAAACACGTCGGCTGAGCAACACGGGGCGCTGAAGTCCGGGGTGGCGCTGGTGGACAGGTCCGCCCTGGGAAGGCTTGCCGTGAAGGGCAAGGACGCCCTGGACCTGCTCAGCAGGCTGTCCACCAACGCGCTGCTTGACCTTGCGCCCGGCAGAGGGATGCAGACCGTCCTCACCTCCAACAAGGGCCGCATAGTGGACGTCCTGACCGTGCTGCGCCAGGACGACCGCCTGCTGGTCCTCACATCCCCGGCAACGCGGCAAAAGGTCGCTGAGTGGATGGACTTCTACACCTTCACCGAGGACGTTGCGGTCAAGGACGTGACTCTGGACACCGCGATGCTCTCGCTATCGGGACCCAGGGCAGGCGAAGTGCTGGACGCCATGTCCTGCATGTCCGCCTCGGCGCTCGCGCCCTACGAGCACGTTTACACCGGGCTCGGAGATGTGGAGGCGATGGTCGCCCGCACCGACTTCACCGGCCTGCCGGGGTTTGACATCATTGCGCCCGCCGCACATGCGGAGGCGCTCCGGAACACCCTGCTATCCGCTGGGGAACCGCTCGGCATCGCCGCTGCGACCCAGGAGGCAGTGGAGATCGTGCGCATTGAGCGCGGCGTCCCGGCGTACGGCAAGGAGCTGGGCGAGGACTACAACCCCCTCGAGGCCGGGCTGATAGGCCTGGTGAGCTTCACAAAGGGCTGCTACATCGGCCAGGAGGTCGTCACCCGGCTCAACACCTACCAGAAAGTCCAGAAGCAGCTTGTCGCACTGCGATGGGACGGCGCTGCGGACGTTCAGGCGGGCGCGCCGCTGATGATGGACGGGAAGAAGGCGGGTGTGGTCACGTCGGCGGCAAGGCTGCCGGGCAGTGGGACGGGAATCGGGCTGGGGTACGTGCGGAAAGCACAGGCTGAGGCGGGGACGAAGCTGGAGGGGCCGGGAGGGGCGGCGGTGGAGGTGATCTCAAGTTTTCGGCAATAAGTGTTAGAATGAGGCACCAACAAGTCGTGTGGAGATCGGGTGCACT
Proteins encoded in this region:
- a CDS encoding RNB domain-containing ribonuclease; the encoded protein is MREKAQEEAAKIDLAEAWEVLRDEPRAISPSDLAELYWGGNVEVTRLIALVLHLEEGTDFFTADGTGYMPRTLEAVEEIRTRRRRETENAEAAQSLMLALSAGKLPDPFTKAHATLLQHLRGFAVHGDEYPRSHAAHSLLHIVDAGARDLQRRAFELLVAAGVFSPDEPLELLRTEITDKFPPEALAEAEAISVEQSLEGGQWRDLTALEVVTIDDVTTLDRDDALSLEFPEGGDPKRAYRIGIHIADAGALIPPGGAVDLEADRRMATLYMPERHIEMLPVVFTRNAGSLDPGQTRLAMSLMVDCDAEWSITGYEIVPSIIRSRAAVPYAEVDVALKDDTHPWHWMLDKLNDAARAFRKKREEAGAIMLDRSEMDIKVDGEGKITVKVFQPSQSREMVAEMMILCNSMLAQFCKEKGIPATYRAQTAPDISDIKLTREDGSPLPHGPLLRYPIARRFLPAEITTVPARHGGLGVDAYIQATSPLRRYPDLVMQRQISRFLSTGQPFYPQDAIASVVGRAEVQLRELNQVENERERYWFLKHLKLTRLEESGAPAAASLFAAVVLENEPRRPAMLELEEFPFRVRTELPRGVNPGDRVVLRLAGVDLWRKQGHFVYIGAAR
- a CDS encoding M28 family peptidase, giving the protein MCISILPLKAVPGRPCRADSSSTLPFAPDPLPFLPHPLPCNHLHARQSMDSLNQRAVDILKGLGGCPATPFHEEKVARHIMKVLKPLGMDVRRDEYGNIVARVRGNTAGAPPIAFVAHMDHPGYETIEAGPGLTVARAMGGVPPASYHKPTPVLVIMPDGRRVKATANPHARANGDDRLVRIEPSEPVDIASPAPVVFDLPDFVLDGDTIRMRAMDDLAGCAAITAMLERLAGGGADGDVYGVFTRAEEGGLFGARLMAQDGTLPKETIVVSVESSPAIPGVAQGAGPVIRTGDAASTFVADAEQVLIVARDAIRQRNKEFKCQRQLMSGGTCEATAFAAFGYSVTGIAFPLGNYHNATTKIPDPDGGVGAEYINVSDFLGGVELITEAAGSVSKRGDTQVRRWLREVQEDVRVRLRSTAG
- a CDS encoding aldehyde dehydrogenase family protein, which encodes MKMYIGGQWVDRDQKITVDNPFDGSVVDTVPKATREDVETAIASAVRGAAEMKKLSAYKRFEILRKAADLMKAQSEDLARTISMEEGKIIGEGRLEANRSYQTMELSAEEAKRLYSEVIPLDGAANWTGQLGFTIRVPVGVVAAIAPFNFPLNLVCHKVGPAIAAGNSVILKPASDTPLSSLKLTKILLEAGLPAEAIQCITGSGSTIGDPLVADTRVRKITFTGSKEIGERICKIAGLKKVTMELGSNSPLIVMADADMEKVVRATVSTGFSNAGQVCISTQRVIANRKIYGEFVDRLTAGVKALTVGNQLDEKTKMGPMVRDADAKRVNAWINEAVASGARVTTGGDYQGALHQPTVVADVKPEMRISCEELFGPAVAVTPFDNIEDAIRLANDSPYGLSAGIFTQNIDWAMKFAKEVDSGNLHINWGPQWRADLMPYGGLKDSGMGKEGPHHAVNEMTELKMVVIHP
- a CDS encoding fibronectin type III domain-containing protein; the protein is MGGTMLKLKGRDTWHVPGAGILVMSVLLVSLAIATRVGDAQAFPGETATTLSEYYLACGKPLPSLANRGQIFQTLGLGAASSYTGSIGQNTVLLNALKARQICPATASEIPLTDSTVPTVNSFSVTPGSVTLGGSFHIAYSVSDSGGSNLNRVELWRAGDSAGSPTGWVEVKRVSISGTSSSSSFTDTPSLSGSYWYGVHAVDNAGSWAPEASPVKVTVTPLTAPSAPLNLQATAEDGSVNLSWNAPSNNGGSAVTGYRLYRGTSSDGASFYSNVDGTTYQDIANVTNGTTYYYKVTAVNSAGESAFSNEAIATPPGGGSDTDAVRA
- a CDS encoding M23 family metallopeptidase; translated protein: MTLTLYVRELSIADPVVPGAQVTGTTGNGAPFNQSANSSGYVTLTGAPGTWQFAISAVGFTSRTWNDTITTSQTRTAFFSSKVTATPVIAAQVVSYAPANLATKPIGTSVSLSVTIRNTGNTPWNFTGGLTIFDDAGVEVASYSAQTGSMAPIEERTLIWDHVPEAAGDYWVQFGAWKQQSFIADNLLHRYPSPSRNLIRATASESCVPLSSQQVPSLERPAIATLVGFKKAQNVTVASRSNSLQVCSAPIVSRVSPPSDTISLNVGESITFIAQVTAHDGNLSGVAWRINGELVSAFRFEAIGSRQDSLPRTFTDVGTLTVTVTYLDTSGIDGDIAWTVTVEETPSVCGEALGFQMPIANNLKDPTQAFALFLPDYNGKVYQGFHGGEDWSADPGQSVYPIAKGRIAKISPLGALGHLIAIEHTGSFLFPDYATTTHGQSVHYSQENVNTFYSVYIHVTPGTGLIEGQCVNQGDAFASIATLLGSHLHLEIRHPDQIHSRNWSLVGDPEN
- a CDS encoding iron-sulfur cluster assembly accessory protein, whose protein sequence is MTISISPDAAEHVRKFAAQSGKPNASLRVGVKGGGCSGLTYVLDLVEAPNENDKVIEDHGLKLYVDKKSYVFLAGTILEYSGGLNGKGFVFNNPNAKTTCGCGTSFGV
- a CDS encoding aminomethyl transferase family protein yields the protein MNSELKTENTSAEQHGALKSGVALVDRSALGRLAVKGKDALDLLSRLSTNALLDLAPGRGMQTVLTSNKGRIVDVLTVLRQDDRLLVLTSPATRQKVAEWMDFYTFTEDVAVKDVTLDTAMLSLSGPRAGEVLDAMSCMSASALAPYEHVYTGLGDVEAMVARTDFTGLPGFDIIAPAAHAEALRNTLLSAGEPLGIAAATQEAVEIVRIERGVPAYGKELGEDYNPLEAGLIGLVSFTKGCYIGQEVVTRLNTYQKVQKQLVALRWDGAADVQAGAPLMMDGKKAGVVTSAARLPGSGTGIGLGYVRKAQAEAGTKLEGPGGAAVEVISSFRQ